One genomic region from Haloterrigena gelatinilytica encodes:
- a CDS encoding AbrB/MazE/SpoVT family DNA-binding domain-containing protein: MSDVALDDRGRLTLPKEVRERYGDRYHVVQLPDGIKLVPVADDPLEALRDEFAGVEKSADKLREEAREAALDEAGR, translated from the coding sequence ATGTCAGACGTAGCGCTTGACGACCGCGGCCGTCTCACGCTCCCGAAGGAGGTCCGAGAGCGATACGGAGACCGATATCACGTCGTTCAGCTTCCCGACGGGATCAAATTGGTTCCGGTCGCCGACGACCCGCTCGAGGCACTCAGGGACGAATTCGCAGGTGTCGAGAAGTCGGCCGACAAACTTCGTGAAGAAGCACGTGAAGCAGCGCTCGACGAGGCCGGACGATAG
- a CDS encoding type II toxin-antitoxin system VapC family toxin has translation MYAETDFLLALIKDDDWLGDAAESVYREHRDELWTSQFTLIELLMVAYREERDTERVVSNAANLVEVRGDVETVVTAATYVEDHGFTPFDALHLVESNGETIVSSDDTYEDVTPRLDLKTVSGE, from the coding sequence ATGTATGCGGAAACCGATTTCCTTCTCGCGCTGATTAAGGACGACGACTGGCTCGGAGACGCCGCCGAGTCGGTATACCGAGAGCACCGCGACGAGTTGTGGACGTCGCAGTTCACGCTCATCGAACTCCTGATGGTCGCCTACCGCGAGGAACGTGATACCGAGCGCGTCGTTTCGAACGCCGCCAACCTCGTCGAGGTGCGCGGTGACGTGGAAACGGTCGTTACGGCGGCGACGTACGTGGAAGACCACGGGTTCACGCCGTTTGACGCACTTCATCTCGTCGAATCGAACGGAGAGACCATCGTCTCGAGCGATGACACATACGAGGACGTTACGCCTCGGCTCGACCTGAAGACGGTCTCCGGAGAATAG
- a CDS encoding replication factor C large subunit, which produces MTDWTEKYRPTTLSEVRGNNKARDKLEEWAESWDDHRDAVIVHGSPGVGKTSAAHALAGDMGWPVMELNASDSRGADVIERVAGEASKSGTLTGGEAGRRLVILDEADNFHGNADYGGSAEVTRVVKDANQPIVLVANEFYDMSQSLRNSCETIEFRDVSKRSIVPVLRDICRREDIEFEEEALEKIAEDTSGDLRSAVNDLQAVAEEAERLTVEDVVTGQRDTTEGIFDFLDALIKEEDAEGALRASYDVDENPDEMLNWIEDNVPKDYAGAELADAYEFLANADRWLGRVRATQNYSYWRYATDNMTAGVAASRREPKGGWTRYGPPSYWSKLGRTKGTRNTRDAIAERIAEREGTSVGTARREILPFLSAMTHHCKNRDLTVRMAAVYELDEKEVSFVTGSGKDTNKVESIVEEAEERRAEETVEHSGSAFFEPEDAGDADGEGDPDAADSSDEADGQETLAAAGSADEANEATEPVADATDADGDEDPDTDDDQSGLSDFL; this is translated from the coding sequence ATGACCGACTGGACCGAGAAGTACCGTCCGACGACGCTGTCGGAGGTACGCGGAAACAACAAGGCCCGCGACAAACTCGAGGAGTGGGCCGAGAGCTGGGACGACCACCGGGACGCGGTGATCGTCCACGGGAGCCCGGGCGTGGGGAAGACCTCCGCGGCCCACGCGCTGGCCGGCGACATGGGGTGGCCGGTGATGGAGCTCAACGCCAGCGACAGCCGAGGGGCCGACGTCATCGAGCGCGTCGCTGGCGAGGCCTCGAAGAGCGGCACGCTCACGGGCGGCGAGGCCGGCCGGCGGCTCGTGATCTTGGACGAGGCGGACAACTTCCACGGCAACGCCGACTACGGCGGCTCGGCCGAGGTCACGCGGGTGGTCAAGGACGCCAACCAGCCGATCGTCCTCGTGGCCAACGAGTTCTACGATATGAGCCAGTCGCTGCGCAACAGCTGCGAGACCATCGAGTTCCGCGACGTCTCGAAGCGCTCGATCGTCCCCGTGCTGCGCGACATCTGCCGGCGCGAGGACATCGAGTTCGAGGAGGAGGCCCTAGAGAAGATCGCCGAGGACACCAGCGGCGACCTGCGCTCGGCGGTCAACGACCTGCAGGCGGTCGCCGAGGAGGCCGAGCGGCTGACCGTCGAGGACGTCGTCACCGGCCAGCGCGACACCACGGAGGGGATCTTCGACTTCCTCGACGCGCTCATCAAGGAGGAAGACGCCGAGGGCGCCCTTCGCGCGTCGTACGACGTCGACGAGAACCCCGACGAGATGCTGAACTGGATCGAGGACAACGTCCCCAAGGACTACGCGGGCGCGGAGCTGGCCGACGCCTACGAGTTCCTCGCGAACGCCGACCGCTGGCTGGGCCGGGTGCGGGCGACCCAGAACTACTCCTACTGGCGCTACGCGACGGACAACATGACCGCCGGGGTCGCCGCCTCGCGCCGCGAGCCCAAGGGCGGTTGGACCCGCTACGGACCGCCGAGCTACTGGTCGAAACTCGGCCGCACCAAGGGGACCCGGAACACCCGCGACGCCATCGCGGAACGCATCGCCGAACGCGAGGGCACCAGCGTCGGGACCGCCCGGCGGGAGATCCTCCCGTTCCTCTCGGCGATGACCCACCACTGCAAGAACCGGGATCTGACGGTCCGGATGGCCGCGGTGTACGAACTCGACGAGAAGGAAGTCTCGTTCGTCACCGGCAGCGGGAAGGACACCAACAAGGTCGAGTCCATCGTCGAAGAGGCCGAGGAGCGACGAGCCGAGGAGACCGTCGAACACTCCGGCTCGGCGTTCTTCGAACCAGAGGACGCCGGCGACGCCGACGGCGAGGGCGACCCCGACGCCGCGGACTCGAGCGACGAGGCCGACGGGCAGGAGACCCTCGCGGCGGCCGGCTCGGCGGACGAGGCGAACGAAGCGACGGAGCCGGTCGCCGACGCGACCGACGCGGACGGCGACGAGGACCCCGACACCGACGACGACCAGTCGGGACTCTCCGACTTCCTCTAG
- the bioD gene encoding dethiobiotin synthase, with product MTEPIAVVGTGTGIGKTVVTAGITRWFRERGVDARAIKPAQTGSPPDDDAGFVADACGDPDAATCPRYLEPALAPRVAAEVADEELSYEELRTACEDAVAETPVPIVEGIGGLRVPLAGDREVIDLVADLEATAVVVTRSGLGTLNHTALSIEALERRGVAIAGIVCNEYAGATVAERTNPDELERMTGHGVETVPPLDGESPAALAAGVSDALSVSFLERLSTADD from the coding sequence ATGACCGAACCCATCGCAGTCGTCGGCACCGGAACCGGAATCGGAAAGACCGTCGTCACCGCCGGGATCACTCGTTGGTTCCGCGAACGGGGCGTCGACGCCCGGGCGATCAAACCCGCCCAAACGGGATCGCCGCCGGACGACGACGCCGGCTTCGTCGCCGACGCCTGCGGCGACCCCGACGCGGCGACCTGTCCCCGCTATCTCGAGCCCGCGCTGGCGCCGCGAGTCGCGGCCGAGGTGGCCGACGAGGAACTCTCCTACGAGGAACTTCGGACGGCCTGCGAGGACGCCGTCGCCGAGACGCCCGTGCCGATCGTCGAGGGGATCGGCGGCCTCCGCGTCCCGCTGGCCGGCGACCGCGAGGTGATCGATCTCGTCGCCGATCTCGAGGCGACGGCCGTCGTCGTCACCCGGTCGGGGCTGGGCACGCTGAACCACACCGCGCTCTCGATCGAGGCCTTAGAGCGCCGCGGCGTCGCTATCGCGGGGATCGTCTGCAACGAGTACGCCGGGGCGACGGTCGCCGAACGGACGAACCCCGACGAACTCGAGCGCATGACCGGCCACGGCGTCGAGACGGTGCCGCCGCTCGACGGCGAATCGCCGGCGGCGCTGGCCGCCGGTGTCAGCGACGCGCTCTCGGTTTCGTTTCTCGAGCGACTCTCGACTGCGGACGACTGA
- a CDS encoding aminotransferase class I/II-fold pyridoxal phosphate-dependent enzyme: MEDRGFDLEDRLRSLEDADLKRSLSPVDRVAERGYFAPPSGGELPVLDSTEALVFASNNYLGLTDDQRVENAARQAAATVGTGAGASRLVTGDTMVHRDLERQLAETKDAERALVFSSGYAANVGTIAALAPDVIFSDELNHASIIDGCRLADAETVVYDHCDAADLRSKLEDRADRAGASEESWLVVTDSVFSMDGTVAPLEAICDAAEAHGAWVMVDEAHATGLYADGGGVVQAEGIADRVHVQLGTLSKALASQGGYVAGSEDLIECLVNDARSFVFSTGLAPPAAAAASEALHVARHSDVRERLWENVSHLRDGLESMGLEVLGDSQILPVIVGDRTDALALAEGVRERNVVAPAIRPPTVPEGTSRIRVVPMATHDRDDIVACLEAFRATGDELGLL; this comes from the coding sequence ATGGAAGATCGCGGGTTCGACCTCGAGGACCGGCTCCGATCGCTCGAGGACGCCGATCTGAAACGATCGCTCTCGCCCGTCGACCGAGTCGCCGAGCGGGGTTACTTCGCCCCGCCGTCGGGCGGCGAGCTACCGGTCCTCGACTCGACCGAGGCGCTGGTTTTCGCCTCGAACAATTACCTGGGGCTGACCGACGACCAGCGCGTCGAGAACGCCGCCCGGCAGGCCGCCGCGACCGTCGGCACGGGCGCCGGCGCGAGCCGGCTGGTGACCGGCGATACGATGGTCCACCGGGACTTAGAGCGCCAGCTCGCCGAGACGAAAGACGCCGAGCGCGCGCTCGTCTTCTCCTCGGGGTACGCCGCCAACGTCGGGACGATCGCGGCCTTAGCGCCGGACGTCATCTTCTCCGACGAGCTCAATCACGCGAGCATCATCGACGGCTGTCGTCTCGCCGACGCCGAGACGGTCGTCTACGACCACTGCGACGCCGCGGACCTGCGGTCGAAACTCGAGGACCGGGCCGACCGCGCCGGCGCGAGCGAGGAGTCCTGGCTGGTCGTCACCGACTCGGTGTTCAGCATGGACGGCACCGTCGCGCCCCTCGAGGCGATCTGCGACGCCGCCGAAGCCCACGGCGCGTGGGTGATGGTCGACGAGGCCCACGCGACCGGGCTCTACGCCGACGGCGGCGGCGTCGTCCAGGCCGAGGGCATCGCGGACCGCGTCCACGTCCAGCTGGGAACGCTCTCGAAGGCGCTGGCGAGTCAGGGCGGCTACGTCGCGGGCAGCGAGGATCTGATCGAGTGTCTCGTGAACGACGCCCGCTCGTTCGTCTTCTCGACCGGCCTCGCCCCGCCCGCCGCCGCCGCCGCCAGCGAGGCGCTGCACGTCGCCCGTCACAGCGACGTCCGCGAGCGCCTCTGGGAGAACGTCTCGCACCTCCGAGACGGCCTCGAGTCGATGGGCCTGGAGGTGCTCGGTGACTCGCAGATCCTCCCGGTCATCGTCGGCGATCGAACCGACGCGCTCGCGCTCGCGGAGGGCGTGCGAGAACGAAACGTCGTCGCGCCCGCGATCAGACCCCCCACGGTTCCCGAGGGGACCAGTCGCATCCGGGTCGTTCCGATGGCGACCCACGATCGCGACGACATCGTCGCCTGCCTCGAGGCGTTCCGGGCGACCGGCGACGAGCTCGGACTGCTGTAA
- a CDS encoding transcriptional regulator has translation MDEVTFAVLGTGGIGRRALEVSQHKDDLTPVAACDRHGTAIDFDGLDVDELLAATEGNIDNEVAADGGGATAVDSEGGVKRHGEDRGVVASEQARPSEDPIRDVIDRGDGIDAVLLALPNYEHDFIPRVADRFLEGGYSGVLIDVLKRSRVIDMLDERSAAFEDAGITFICGAGATPGLLTGAAALAAQSFVEVTDVDIWWGVGLKSGYEDNRGTVREDVAHLPDYDLETARDLSDEEIEAIIDDRDGVIEFEDMEHADDVLLERAGVCDAEDVTVGGILDVRSDEKPTTTTVRVTGRTFDGETATNTFRLGDETSMEANVNGPALGYLKAGARRNRAGEYGVFGPAELMPGF, from the coding sequence ATGGACGAAGTCACGTTTGCAGTACTTGGAACGGGAGGTATCGGCCGACGAGCGCTCGAGGTCAGCCAGCACAAGGACGATCTGACGCCTGTCGCGGCTTGCGATCGTCACGGCACGGCGATCGATTTCGACGGGCTGGACGTCGACGAACTGCTGGCGGCGACGGAGGGCAATATCGACAACGAAGTCGCTGCCGACGGCGGGGGAGCGACTGCCGTCGACAGCGAGGGCGGCGTCAAACGACACGGCGAGGACAGGGGCGTCGTCGCCTCCGAGCAGGCTCGCCCCAGCGAGGACCCCATTCGGGACGTCATCGATCGCGGCGACGGGATCGACGCCGTCCTGCTCGCGCTGCCGAACTACGAACACGACTTCATCCCGCGGGTCGCCGACCGCTTCCTCGAGGGCGGCTACTCGGGTGTACTGATCGACGTGCTCAAGCGCTCGCGCGTGATCGACATGCTGGACGAGCGCAGCGCGGCCTTCGAGGACGCGGGCATCACCTTCATCTGCGGCGCCGGGGCGACGCCCGGTCTCCTGACGGGCGCCGCGGCGCTCGCCGCCCAGTCGTTCGTCGAGGTCACCGACGTCGACATCTGGTGGGGCGTCGGCCTCAAATCGGGCTACGAGGACAACCGCGGCACCGTCCGCGAGGACGTCGCCCACCTCCCCGACTACGACCTCGAGACCGCGCGCGACCTCTCCGACGAGGAGATCGAGGCGATCATCGACGACCGCGACGGCGTCATCGAGTTCGAGGACATGGAACACGCCGACGACGTTCTGCTCGAGCGCGCGGGGGTCTGCGACGCCGAGGACGTCACGGTGGGCGGCATCCTCGACGTGCGCAGCGACGAGAAGCCGACGACCACGACCGTCCGCGTGACTGGCCGAACGTTCGACGGCGAGACGGCGACGAACACGTTCCGACTCGGCGACGAGACGAGCATGGAAGCCAACGTCAACGGACCGGCGCTCGGCTACCTGAAAGCCGGCGCTCGCCGAAACCGTGCGGGCGAGTACGGCGTTTTCGGCCCGGCCGAACTGATGCCCGGGTTCTGA
- the bioB gene encoding biotin synthase BioB: MVYETDNRTVDDALERVLAGERLDRTDGLALMAQPVEPLAEAGAVVRDRFGDGTVDACSIVNAKAGNCAEDCGFCAQSVHFDTGIDTYGFLGPEKILEAAKRAEADGAQRFGIVVAEKGVSKERRPEEWQEVIESIRLVRDECDLEVDASLGILTEEEAAILADEGINHYNHNIETSPRYFPEIVDTHSFEDRVETLEVAKEAGMDLCAGVILGMGETPADRVEAAIALQDIGISSLPVNVLNPVEGTPLYEQGADITTEEIVKTVAVYKLLHPESRVRLTGGREANLAPEEQHLPLEAGADGLLTGDYLTTEGQSPGDDLAIVERAGLEPNMEANEFDPETVKARHDDAAESSTETSASTGAEPSDD; the protein is encoded by the coding sequence GTGGTTTACGAGACGGACAACCGGACGGTCGACGACGCGCTCGAGCGGGTGCTGGCCGGCGAGCGACTGGATCGGACCGACGGGCTAGCGCTGATGGCGCAACCGGTCGAACCGCTCGCAGAGGCCGGTGCCGTCGTGCGCGACCGCTTCGGCGACGGCACGGTCGACGCCTGTTCGATCGTCAACGCGAAGGCCGGCAACTGCGCCGAGGACTGCGGCTTCTGCGCCCAGTCGGTCCACTTCGACACCGGAATCGACACCTACGGCTTCCTCGGTCCCGAGAAGATCCTCGAGGCCGCCAAGCGAGCCGAGGCCGACGGCGCCCAGCGCTTCGGCATCGTCGTCGCCGAGAAGGGCGTCTCGAAGGAACGCCGCCCCGAGGAGTGGCAGGAGGTCATCGAGTCGATCCGGCTCGTCCGCGACGAGTGCGATCTCGAGGTCGACGCCTCGCTGGGCATTCTGACCGAGGAGGAGGCCGCGATCCTCGCCGACGAGGGGATCAACCACTACAATCACAACATCGAGACCTCGCCGCGGTACTTCCCCGAGATCGTCGACACCCACAGCTTCGAGGATCGCGTCGAGACCCTCGAGGTGGCCAAGGAAGCGGGGATGGACCTCTGTGCCGGCGTCATCCTCGGGATGGGCGAGACGCCGGCCGACCGCGTCGAGGCCGCGATCGCCCTCCAGGACATCGGCATCTCCTCGCTGCCGGTGAACGTGTTGAACCCGGTCGAGGGGACGCCGCTGTACGAGCAGGGTGCCGACATCACCACCGAGGAGATCGTGAAGACGGTCGCGGTCTACAAACTGCTCCACCCCGAATCGCGGGTGCGCCTGACCGGCGGTCGGGAGGCGAACCTGGCGCCCGAGGAGCAGCACCTGCCACTCGAGGCCGGCGCCGACGGGCTGCTCACGGGCGATTACCTGACCACGGAGGGCCAGTCGCCCGGCGACGACCTCGCGATCGTCGAGCGGGCCGGACTCGAGCCAAACATGGAGGCCAACGAGTTCGACCCCGAGACGGTCAAGGCCCGCCACGACGACGCCGCGGAATCGTCGACCGAGACGTCGGCGAGTACGGGCGCGGAACCGAGCGACGACTGA
- a CDS encoding haloalkane dehalogenase: MVVRISEERFADVPDFDYEPEYVDVGELRMAYVETGGSGDGGRDEETFLCLHGEPTWSFLYRKMMPILAERGRVVVPDLIGCGRSDRYEDRDAYSVEMHYDALETFVEALDLTNVTLVCQDWGGVLGLPLAVHRPERFARLVPMNTGVPDGTQEMSDRWHEFAEMVATADDLDIGRLVRNGCYRDLSEAVVDAYRAPFPDERHMAAARTFPGLVPTSPDDPGAELMAETQERLGEWEKPAFVLFGREDPITSHDRDPLRQHIPTATEQPDVWIDEAAHFLQEDAGEEIAERIVEFVDRT; this comes from the coding sequence ATGGTAGTACGCATCTCGGAGGAACGGTTCGCCGACGTGCCCGATTTCGACTACGAGCCGGAGTACGTCGACGTCGGCGAGTTGCGAATGGCCTACGTCGAAACCGGCGGGAGCGGGGACGGCGGCAGAGACGAGGAGACGTTCCTCTGTCTCCACGGCGAGCCGACGTGGTCGTTCCTCTACCGAAAGATGATGCCGATCCTGGCCGAGCGCGGCCGCGTCGTGGTCCCCGATCTGATCGGCTGCGGGCGCTCCGACAGGTACGAGGACCGCGACGCCTACTCCGTCGAGATGCACTACGACGCGCTCGAGACGTTCGTCGAGGCACTCGATCTGACGAACGTCACGCTCGTCTGCCAGGACTGGGGCGGCGTCCTCGGGCTCCCGCTCGCGGTCCACCGGCCGGAGCGGTTCGCGCGACTCGTTCCGATGAACACCGGCGTCCCGGACGGGACCCAGGAGATGAGCGACCGATGGCACGAGTTCGCCGAGATGGTGGCGACCGCCGACGACCTCGACATCGGCAGACTCGTCCGGAACGGCTGTTACCGCGACCTCTCTGAGGCGGTCGTCGACGCCTATCGCGCGCCGTTCCCCGACGAGCGACACATGGCCGCCGCGCGGACGTTCCCCGGCCTCGTCCCGACATCGCCCGACGACCCCGGGGCGGAGCTGATGGCCGAAACGCAGGAGCGCCTCGGCGAGTGGGAGAAACCGGCGTTCGTGCTGTTCGGCAGGGAGGATCCGATCACGTCTCACGACCGGGATCCGCTCCGACAACACATCCCGACCGCGACCGAGCAGCCCGACGTCTGGATCGACGAGGCGGCACATTTCCTACAGGAGGACGCCGGCGAGGAGATCGCCGAACGCATCGTCGAGTTCGTCGATCGGACCTGA
- a CDS encoding TIR domain-containing protein, with the protein MTGEQIYVSHAPGDLELVQELFSTVKNFPFGVHIALEEVESGRSRKRLEGRLANSDVVVAVVTDDAATDRWINQEIGYARAKGIPVLPLHEDERQRDGYVSDVDGVAIDRENPSFTIFNLLSRLRSELAPLGALSVPNWYIRFPCTIPDCGHPVTLDIERDQTKLWKQYKHGKLLTASCADCRSTYYFDPATIGFVRREERPG; encoded by the coding sequence ATGACCGGAGAACAGATCTACGTCTCGCACGCCCCCGGCGACCTCGAGCTCGTCCAGGAACTGTTCTCGACGGTCAAGAACTTCCCCTTCGGCGTCCACATCGCCCTCGAGGAGGTCGAGTCCGGCCGCTCGCGGAAGCGACTCGAGGGACGACTCGCGAACAGCGACGTCGTCGTCGCGGTGGTAACCGACGACGCGGCGACCGACCGGTGGATCAACCAGGAGATCGGCTACGCGCGGGCCAAGGGGATTCCGGTGCTCCCGCTCCACGAGGACGAACGCCAGCGGGACGGGTACGTAAGCGACGTCGACGGCGTGGCGATCGATCGGGAGAACCCGTCGTTTACGATCTTCAATCTGCTCAGTCGCCTCCGGAGCGAACTCGCGCCCCTCGGGGCGCTCTCGGTGCCTAACTGGTACATCCGGTTTCCCTGTACGATTCCCGACTGCGGCCACCCGGTCACGCTGGATATCGAACGGGACCAGACGAAGCTGTGGAAACAGTACAAACACGGGAAGCTGTTGACGGCCTCGTGTGCGGACTGCCGCTCGACGTACTACTTCGATCCGGCGACGATCGGCTTCGTTCGCCGAGAGGAGCGACCCGGATAG
- the tpiA gene encoding triose-phosphate isomerase: protein MFVLVNLKTYPCDPVAVAEAVRDVDESTDARLAVAPQAADLARVAETGVETWAQHVDPIEHGSNTGHTLAESVADAGAVGTLINHSEKRLKLADIDGSVRAAERAGLETVVCANNPEQIGAAAALGPDAVAVEPPELIGTGTPVSQADPDIVEDAVEAADNVDSEVSVLCGAGISTGDDVVAAGDLGAEGVLLASGVAKADDPQAALEDLVDPL, encoded by the coding sequence ATGTTCGTTCTCGTTAACCTGAAGACGTATCCCTGCGACCCCGTCGCAGTCGCCGAAGCCGTCCGCGACGTCGACGAATCGACCGACGCGCGCCTCGCGGTCGCACCGCAGGCGGCCGACCTCGCCCGCGTCGCCGAGACGGGCGTCGAGACGTGGGCCCAGCACGTCGACCCGATCGAACACGGGAGCAACACCGGCCACACGCTCGCCGAATCGGTCGCCGACGCGGGCGCGGTCGGGACGCTGATCAACCACTCCGAGAAGCGGCTGAAACTGGCCGATATCGACGGCTCCGTCCGCGCCGCTGAGCGCGCGGGCCTCGAGACGGTCGTCTGCGCGAACAACCCCGAACAGATCGGCGCGGCGGCGGCGCTGGGTCCGGACGCGGTCGCCGTCGAGCCGCCGGAACTGATCGGCACCGGAACGCCGGTCAGTCAGGCCGATCCAGATATCGTCGAGGACGCCGTCGAGGCGGCCGACAACGTCGATAGCGAGGTGTCGGTCCTCTGCGGTGCCGGCATCAGCACCGGCGACGACGTCGTCGCGGCCGGCGACCTCGGCGCCGAGGGCGTCCTGCTGGCCAGCGGCGTCGCGAAGGCCGACGACCCGCAGGCGGCTCTTGAAGATCTCGTCGACCCGCTCTGA
- a CDS encoding multiprotein bridging factor aMBF1 has product MVQCEMCGAETSSPKTIKVEGAKLDVCSNCTDFGTEVKQTSSSSSSTKYSTGSSSSSSSGGSSGGSASSSSSRSGGSSSQRRSDMFDDMDELATDYDDRVRNAREQKGLSQSDLANELNEKASLIRKIERGDTLPSDRVQSELESFLEIDLSAEGSSGDDSEWSGGSASGSYTLGDVVKRKD; this is encoded by the coding sequence ATGGTCCAGTGCGAGATGTGTGGCGCCGAGACGTCGTCTCCGAAGACAATCAAGGTCGAGGGCGCGAAGCTCGACGTGTGTTCGAACTGTACCGATTTCGGTACCGAGGTCAAGCAGACCTCCAGCTCGAGCTCCTCGACGAAGTACTCGACCGGCTCGAGTTCGTCGTCCAGCTCCGGGGGTAGTTCGGGTGGCTCTGCATCGAGTTCGTCGTCCCGTTCGGGCGGCTCGAGTTCCCAGCGTCGGTCGGACATGTTCGACGACATGGACGAACTCGCGACCGACTACGACGACCGCGTCCGCAACGCCCGCGAGCAGAAGGGGCTCAGCCAGTCGGACCTGGCCAACGAACTCAACGAGAAGGCGAGCCTGATCCGCAAGATCGAACGCGGGGACACGCTCCCCAGCGACCGCGTCCAGTCGGAACTCGAGAGCTTCCTCGAGATCGACCTGAGCGCCGAGGGGAGCTCCGGCGACGATTCGGAGTGGTCTGGCGGGTCGGCCTCGGGCAGTTACACGCTCGGCGACGTCGTCAAGCGAAAGGACTGA